GTGGTCCACAATTGCCCGACGGTGAGGCTCGATGCGCCAAGGAAGGTCGGCAGCACGCCCTCGATCGCCCAGGGTTGGCGGCCATATTCGGCCACTGCCCAACCCACTTCGGCAGCCAGCCACGGCAGCGGGATAGCCAGCACCGCGATGCGCAGGAACCACCGCTTGTCGAACCTGCGCGCCGTGGTCATCCACACCGCAAAGGCGAAGAAAGCGATGAAGGCAAAGCCGAGCCCCGCCATGATGCGGAACAGCCAGAACAGGACCGGGACGTTGGGCACGGTGCTCCATGCCGCCTTCTCGATATCAGCCGAGGTGGCAGCCAGCGGATCATCGACAAAACGCTTCAAGAGCAGGGCATGGCCGAGATCGTGCTTGTGCCGCTCGAAGGTCTCGCGCGCGGCAAGATCCTTAGGGTTCTGCTTGAGCGTCTCCAGCGCAGCATAAGCGGGTAGGCCATTGCGGATCCGGGTGGCAGCGCCCTCAACCAGCGGCGTGATCCCGGCCACTTCGCCCGTGAGGCTGCGGGTCGAGATCAGGCCCAGCACATAGGGGATCTTGACTTCATAGGCGGTCTCGCGCTGGTCGTTCGAAGGGATGCCGAAGATCGACAGGCCCGCAGGCGCGGCCTCGGTTTCCCACATGCCTTCGACAGCAGCCAGCTTCATCTTCTGGTTTTCGGTCAGGGCATAACCGCTCTCGTCCCCGAGCACGACGACCGACAGCGAAGAGGCAAGGCCGAAGGCGGCGGCCACGGCGAAGCTGCGCTTGGCAAAGCCGACATGGCGTCCGCGCAGCAGATACCACGCACTCACGCCCAGCACGAACACCGAAGCGGTGACATAGCCCGCGCTCACCGTGTGCACGAACTTGGCCTGAGCCACCGGATTGAAGATCACCGCCATGAAATCGGTCACCTCCATTCGCATCGTCGCCGGATTGAAGTCGGCCCCGACGGGGTTCTGCATCCAGCCATTGGCGATGAGGATCCACAGGGCGGAGAGGTTGGAGCCCAGAGCCACCATGAAGGTGGTGAAAAGGTGCTGCCGCTTGGTCAGCTTGTCCCAACCGAAGAACATGAGGCCGACGAAGGTCGCCTCGAGGAAGAAGGCCATCAGACCCTCGATCGCCAGCGGCGCGCCGAACACGTCGCCGACATAGTGGCTGTAATAGGCCCAGTTGGTGCCGAATTCGAACTCCATGGTGAGGCCCGTAGCCACCCCGAGCACGAAGTTGATGCCGAACAGCTTGCTCCAGAACCGCGTGATGTCGCGCCAGATCGGGCGATCTGTCATCACATACACAGTTTCCATAATGACCAGCATAAAGGAGAGGCCAAGGGTCAACGGCACGAACAGAAAGTGATACATTGCCGTCAGCGCAAACTGGAGCCGCGAGAGCTCAACAACCGCCATGTCCATTAGATTTTTCCCGTCCTCAGCCTGAGTCGTGCACCCAGTGTCCAATTTGGGTTACACCTGCCGCTAATCCATGTAAAGATAAGCAGCCTGCATAAAATACATCACTTAGTGATAATATGAAATCAAAAAGCGCCTCCTTCCACCTAGTCCTGACCCTTGAGGCCGTCGGCGCTATCCTGTTTGCGGGTGGCTTGGCGATGGGGGTGGGTGCCGTCGGTGGCGAGCGTCTGGACGGTTACACGGGTGCGGCAGTCGCAATCTTGCTGATGACAGGCGGAGCTGTGCGCGGGGCCGTGATGGCGGCGAATGAAGCGGTCGCTGCGGCAGGCGCGCAGCGGCAAGTGGCTGGCCTGCGCCAGCTCTTGATCCCGCATTTGCTGTCCGGCTGCCTTGCAGAACCGCTGCCTCCAGGGGAAGCTGCGACGGTTGCTGTTGACCAGGTCGAGGCGCTGCGGATGCGCGCCTTGCGCTTCGCGCCGGTCCGCTTTGCTGCCGTGGCAGCACCAGTGCTGGTGCTGGCGGCGACCGCCTCTGCCTCGCTGATCGCAGCGGCGATCCTGCTGTTCACTTTCGTCTTCTTCGTGCTGGTGCTGATCCTGGTCGGCACGGCAGCAGCGCGGGAGGCGGACGCGCAGCTTGCTGCGCTGTCCACCCTGTCAGGCCTGCTCGAAGACCGTCTCCGCCACCTCCCGATCATCCGTCATTTCGGAGCTGAGGAACGGATTGCCCGGCAGATCGGGCAATCCTCGCGCGAAGTGTCGCAGCGCACACTGGCCGTCCTGCGCAAGGCCTTCCTATCGAGTGGGGCGCTTGAATTTTTCGCGGCTTTGGCGGTGGCGCTCGTGGCAGTCTATTGCGGCTTTAGCCTGCTTGGCCTGTTGCCGTTCAAGGTGCCCGAGGAGCTGACGCTGGGCGAGGCCTTCTTCGCGCTGGCGCTCGCGCCCGAGTTCTACCTGCCGATGCGCCGGCTTGCCGCAGCCTATCACGAAAAGCAGCTGGGCGAGGCGGCAGAGCGCGCTATTGCCCCTCTGCTTTCCGAAGCCGCCGCGCCCCGGCCCGCAACCACCCCCTTCGCCGGACTTGCCGTGGACGGAATGGCCCTACAGCTGGGCGAGCGGCGCGTCGGCCCGCTTTCGTTCGCGATTCGGCAGGCCGGGATCATCGCGCTGCTTGGTCCGTCAGGGAGCGGCAAGACCTCGGTGCTGGCGGCGATCGCTGGTCAGATTGTGCCTGCCGACGGGACAATCTGCGTGGCGGGCAGCGCGTGCGGCCCTGATGCCAGTTCCATCGCCTGGGCAGCCCAAAGACCTTTGCTACTTCCGGGGACACTCGCCCAGAACCTCGCGCTGGCCCGCCCCGACGCCGCCCGCGAGGCTATCCTCGAAGCGGCGACCATGGTCGGTCTGGGGGGGCTGCTGATGCGGCGCGGTCTCGATCTGCCGATTGACCCGGGCGGGGCGGGGCTTTCGGGAGGAGAGCGCCGCCGTATCGGGATCGCCCGTGCCATTCTTTCCGATCGGCCGCTGATCTTGCTGGACGAGCCGACGGCCGACCTTGATGCTGCCTCAGCTGCCGAGATCGCCACGCTCATCGAGCGTCTCGGCCGGGAGCGCGCACTCATCATTGCCACACATGACAGCCAGTTGGTTCCCCTTGCGCAGGCGGTGGTGCGTCTATGAACGAGCGCGAACTTCTCGCCGACTTGCTGGACGCCACCGGAACGGGGCGCAGCCGTTTGCGGCTCGCTGCTGCGGCGGGTGCGGTTGCCAGTCTGTCGGCTGTGGCTCTGCTTGGCCTTTCGGGCTGGTTCCTCGCGTCGGCGGCGCTGGCCGGCGCGGCCGGGG
The Blastomonas fulva genome window above contains:
- a CDS encoding cytochrome ubiquinol oxidase subunit I; the protein is MDMAVVELSRLQFALTAMYHFLFVPLTLGLSFMLVIMETVYVMTDRPIWRDITRFWSKLFGINFVLGVATGLTMEFEFGTNWAYYSHYVGDVFGAPLAIEGLMAFFLEATFVGLMFFGWDKLTKRQHLFTTFMVALGSNLSALWILIANGWMQNPVGADFNPATMRMEVTDFMAVIFNPVAQAKFVHTVSAGYVTASVFVLGVSAWYLLRGRHVGFAKRSFAVAAAFGLASSLSVVVLGDESGYALTENQKMKLAAVEGMWETEAAPAGLSIFGIPSNDQRETAYEVKIPYVLGLISTRSLTGEVAGITPLVEGAATRIRNGLPAYAALETLKQNPKDLAARETFERHKHDLGHALLLKRFVDDPLAATSADIEKAAWSTVPNVPVLFWLFRIMAGLGFAFIAFFAFAVWMTTARRFDKRWFLRIAVLAIPLPWLAAEVGWAVAEYGRQPWAIEGVLPTFLGASSLTVGQLWTTIIGFTLLYGALAVIEVRLMLAAIRKGPECYVPWRPVPAATPRPAPARADFTAVPAE
- a CDS encoding ATP-binding cassette domain-containing protein — translated: MGVGAVGGERLDGYTGAAVAILLMTGGAVRGAVMAANEAVAAAGAQRQVAGLRQLLIPHLLSGCLAEPLPPGEAATVAVDQVEALRMRALRFAPVRFAAVAAPVLVLAATASASLIAAAILLFTFVFFVLVLILVGTAAAREADAQLAALSTLSGLLEDRLRHLPIIRHFGAEERIARQIGQSSREVSQRTLAVLRKAFLSSGALEFFAALAVALVAVYCGFSLLGLLPFKVPEELTLGEAFFALALAPEFYLPMRRLAAAYHEKQLGEAAERAIAPLLSEAAAPRPATTPFAGLAVDGMALQLGERRVGPLSFAIRQAGIIALLGPSGSGKTSVLAAIAGQIVPADGTICVAGSACGPDASSIAWAAQRPLLLPGTLAQNLALARPDAAREAILEAATMVGLGGLLMRRGLDLPIDPGGAGLSGGERRRIGIARAILSDRPLILLDEPTADLDAASAAEIATLIERLGRERALIIATHDSQLVPLAQAVVRL